The segment TACTATGAAAAGTAGTgatataagaaaatatgatTATGTAATTAATGCattagataatataaaagctcgaaaatatgtaaataagTTATGTataatggaaaaaaaagtattaaTAGAAGCTGGAAGTACAGGTTATAATGGTCAGGTATATcctatatattataaccAAACAAAATGTTATAGTTGTGAAGAAAAaccaaaaaataaaacatatgCTATATGTACAATAAGACAAACACCTTCTTTACCTGAACATTGTGTTGCTTGGGGGAGATTAATATTTGAGacatttttttgtaaaaatgATAACGAAACATTAATAGATATTAAAAATCATATAGAAGAAGAATCTAAGAAAAGGAATATGGATAAGAAggaaattataatttttatttttaattatttatttaatgataCTATAAAAGAgttaatttatttaaagaaaGATTATACAACTATTCCTATACCAATACATTTTGAATGTGATGAGAATATTATAGATCTTTTTgaatatgaaaatgaacataagaataatgaaaaaaatatagacaaattgaatgataataataaaaacaatatgggtgataacaaatattattctAATAATTTCAATTGTGAAGAAACAAATAGAGAAAAAGATGATAATGTACTCATGTTATCGTCACAAAATATATgggataaaaaaaaatgtatagaaatgtatataaaaacatttttaaaattatataaatatctcaatataaataaaaaagaacaacaatatttaatttttgataaagatgatgatgaatgtataaattttataacatCTATATCCAATATTAGAATGTTAAATTTTTCAATTAATCAAAAAAGTAAATTTGATATACAATCCATAGCAGGAAATATCATACCTGCAATATCTTCGACTAACGCCATTGTTGCCTCCTTACAAGCTTTTCAATTAATTCATGTGATTGAATATTTTGaaacattaaaaaataaaaataaaaaaaaaataaatagtaataatagtaataataataataataataataataataataataataataacaacaattATGAGGATAATGCTAGTTATTGTGATGAAGAAGAATATAAGACAGACCATTTTAATATACGAAATAGTAAAGCTAAACATGTATGGGTAAAAAGTATAGTTAACggaaataaaatattttcaagAGGAAACTTAGTTAATGCTGAACCTTTAGAAATCCCCAATCCaaattgttatatatgTCAGCAACCTactatacatatatatataaaaaatttcgACAAAATgacattatataattttgtaaaaGATATATGTATGAATGAATtgtcatttttatatcctTTCCTAGATAAAGATgatagaaatatatttgactatgatttatttcaagaaaatgatgatgattatatacaaaatcTATATGCTTCCTTAAATTATTGGAATATAAAACAtgatgaaatattattacttacAGATTTTCAAAATAACAATGATCAATTGGAAATGCACTTAAAAGAAGACCCTTCCCTGGAAACagaatattttatacaacAAAAAAAGGTTCCTTcgaaaaaaagaaacataACTTATATGCACGTCGAAGGAAATATGGACACTGAAAGgtaaaatgaaatatatgcacatatatatatatatatatgtatatatatatatatgtatatatatatatatgtatatatgtatgtatgtatatgtatttatttatttatttatttatttatatacatgCGAGTCgtaaataatttatattatataatatccATTTTAATGTTATGATACTTCGATTCCTTTCCAACATATGccttataaataaatgtttatatatttacatcatttaatttttgtagcgttaaaaaaaagaaacatatattatccGACGAACATAAGGAAACAAACGATGAAAAACAACCTACTAAAAAGAGAAAACAGGACTCGATTAAAGtagaagaaataataattgaCGACGAAGAAAGTGACAATCAAAATGTTGTCTTGATtgattaaatataaaaataaataaataaataaatatataaataaataaataaatatataaataaataaatatataaatatataaatatataaatatataaatatatatatatatatatgtaaacCATTTTAAGTTGAAATGTCAAAATGTGCAATATTATGAATCTATAAcaatttaattaaaaatgaacaaaagAGACAAGTTAAAGATTGAATGGGCATGTCCcatacaaaaaaataaaattgtataaatgtgtgcatacatatatatatatatttatatatacatgttggtttatacatatgtttattattcatatatgtAAGAAGGACCCTCCGTTAGCTCTACCTATTAAATCGTTCAATAAGTATATCAACTTTATACGCAACTATATAAACATcaacataaataaataatgaattatatgtatgatgatctaatatatttattaataatcCTCTTGCTGGTTTGAAATAATGATCTATCATGTTGAAGTTTttgaaataaatttttttgtcttttttttgaataattagggttttattttttatttgtattaatGGACATGATATGTTTTTAAATCGATATGTATTATTCAAATTGTACATATTATTGTTCACGCTGTTCCCattgttcatattgttCTCATTGTTCGCACTGTTCATATTGTTCACattgttcatattgttCACATTGTTCACGCTGTTCACATTGTTCGCATTGTTCACATTGTTCACATTGTTCACATTGTTCACATTGTTCACATTGTTCATATTCTTCACATTGTTCATATTCTTCACATTGTTCacattttcatttgtttCACCTTGTGTTAATATTCGTTGCACATCCACATCCCCATTTAGATCTTTTTCCTTATATACctcatttaataaatatattagtTGTACGTTATTTATGTTGAAATTAAAAAGCTggaaaaatttataaagCAAATTCAACGGGACTATTTTTTCCagatttatttttttcatatctAAATGTgtgttataattatttaaaaattcatCAAAATTATTGTAGCTATTTTGTTCATTCTTTGTATAGGATATCCCCGATGTATCATATGtactattatattttgCACATGTATTATGTTCgtcataattattataattttttttatttttatctacAGACATTTTATCTTCTATAAAGGTACTCTTGAGATGAATAGctttatttaaaaagttGTTATCATgttgtaatatattaacacGTGGTATAAGAATATGAGATAAATTTTTAGACCttattaaattatgaataatatgatcattaaaatttaataattcgatattttttaaaatgtcttcaaaagaataatctctgattttattattattactattattattattattattattgttgttgttgtaGAATGCAAAATTTCGTTGGATtgtatttaaatatattaatatatcattatttgtatatggtaagaaaatattataaaaaaggataagaaaaaaaatattcgtatttttatattgtttataattatttaaaatataatttgtattttttaataacgTTTCTAAACATAAGTTTAGTATATCTTCTTTGTAATATTCTCGATGTTTTAACATGAAAAACTCATcataatattcttttttttttatttcttcaaTAAGTACTTTATCCAGATAacttcttttttctttctgAAAGAATGAAGACGACACACCTTCTTCTTTATGAtcatacaaatataaatcattatcttcatttttatgtttatgCAAATCgttatattcatatatatgtctTTCCATATGTTCAACATGCTGATCTATATTTACATTTGCTTCATCTGTTAAATGCCGATTTGTATTATCCGATTGATgtttttttgatttttcgtttttaataaaacaGCCAAATTGGTCCACAACATTTTTTATCTCTTGAAATTTATAAGTGGTTTGATAATTTAGATGTATGGATTCACtatgtaataaatttattttatttatttgttctGTAGTATTCATATGTTTATCTTTAACCTTATAATTTTGTAACATTGTTATATTGTTAAGAGATTCATTTATGTGTGTTTTGTTCTtgtatttaataatttgaTCATCATCagaataatttaattttttatgaacATTATTTGGAATAGCaaaattttgtttataattatttattgtttttttacTTTGATCATAATCATGTATCatagataaaatatattccGTACTAATACCTTGAttcatattgttatatatatctttaacataataaaatttattattatttttcatctCAGAAATTAAGGACTTCAATTTTTCGACATATAGCCTTTTTTCTTgatcatttaaatttacaaaattatttaataaacaattatatacttttttgAACTCACTttgtaaattattatattttacattatttGAACTGTATGAACTATTTGTAGGATAGTTATTTATGGTTGTATTATTcttatacatattaaaatggaatatatatttgttctTATCATTACATATTGAATGATCACCCAAACgacaataataattaatattattattactattaataatatcattactattaatattattattactattaatattattaatatcattatcattattattattattattattatgtggGCAGTCAGATTTCATATtaccattattatttatatcctccaatagaaatatttccttttctatataatataaagaataatcATAGAAATGTAAATTGAcataagaatataataaagacATAATACTAGAAACCTTCATGTCATGTATGTGCTTTATCAAGATATTTTTGATAatgatacatatatgtatagagaaataagaataatatgataaattatataaagcATCTAAAACATTAATCAAATAACTATTATCAACGTTtgaaaaatttaataatatattatttatatttaatttatatttaggtatattaaaaaataaataagaattataataacttttaaaatattcctttttttttaatatatctaatgatttatataaagaagaaTTTAATTTACTATTATGATAAGGATCAAACAATTtgttatttaatatattcataaatttagtattattaagacctatattatcattattattattattattattattatatgtattatatttttctgGTTGGTAATATAACTTCTTTACATTTTCATAATacatgttattattatgacGATTAAAATTTAGATTACCCTCTTGTACATGtacattatttaatataccTCTCTCATTAGCTATAACCATAAgcaatattaatatataattttcatttcttatatttaacaagcctaatgtatataaaaacttACATGCAcatttaaaagaaatatcacgcattttataaatgaacaaataatcatatatatcgtaaattatattatgatttatGTTCTCCTTTTTGtttgttatataatattttgcTAAAGCTAATGATAAATGTTGTAAAGATGTTACATTAACactattaatatatttatatgttacatcttttatttcttcatataattcttttggaaaaatatttattttcgATAAACAAGAAATGGATATACAGAAagaatttatattcatatttttaaaaaaaattaatctttttataatttcttttatcaAAATATCTTCAAGAATTCTAATTTCATTTGATTCCTTCGCATGATTATTTGTATTCTTTTGATCATTTACATATGGGGACCTAGATACAAGATCTTtcttattatcatatttatttatagtatcatcattacatatattatcatgtttatttatagtatcatcattacatatattatcatgtttatttatagtatcatcattacatataatatcatgtttatttatagtatcatcattacatatattatcatgtttatttatagtATCATCATTAGATACACTTCCCAccatattttcattttgcTTCATGTTGATACCTTCCCTATGTAGTAGTACATCTTTTTTACAGTGACCCTTTGTTGTAGTTACTTTTTGTAAATGATTAGAaggaatataatatgtattgTAATTTTTGTTATGATAATgttttacatttttatattttgcataatcataatttataatagtaagatttctttctttttttttatctattaaattatataatccATAAAGTAAACATGATAAACCATattcattaattttttcaatattataaataatttctttGATCATACCTTTATATAAATCGAgatgtatatttttcatttttaatttccCAAAGGAATATATGAGTGAAACTAATGAATGAATATTACAATTctttatatcatatataaaattattttttcctaggaaacgaaaaaaattattattatataattgttGTTTTGCTAAAAGATTTGATATAATTATACTATTATTTAAAGAgatgaatttttttttatatatgaaaatatttagtATTTTATTAACAAGTAGTAGATCATATGAACAATAATATTCCTcctttttcttatttttaaattgtGTGTTGATATTGGGCATATCCATActtaaattatttacacatacattatttttactattatttatagatacattgttaatatttacattatttgAATTAATAACACTTCctatattattcatattattattattattattattattgttcaGTTTAAAATGGCttatcaaaatatttagTAACTCTTTATCGTTATATTcattcaaataaaaatatataattttattcatataagAACTACATTCAAACATATTCATTTTACAAAACAGAATAAAGTTCTGTAATAtatctttctttttaatacatatgttgttatattttaaatcCTCATCActtaatataataaaatctCCTTGctgtttctttttttctattttatctatattattatgtacattattatatgtattgtCGCACATGTGctttataaattttattcctttttgttttatacatgtattaatataagatgctaacatattaaattcatatatCTTCTCATTATAACAAGAActcatattttttattacattttttatcacattttttatcatattttttatcaattttttttcttgttcttttttttccataCGTCTTGttatcttcattttgttcAAATTGTCATACCTACATGTCGAAGTATTTGTATTGTcaataaaatttttttttaaaacatttaaagaatttttattttgttctgAATTAAGTGAAATATTATCATGTGGATATTCATAACTTTGAGATGTATTATATCCTTCAATCATAtggattttttttttttttttttttataaaattattactatttatGATTTCATTATTGAAGACTTGTTCTTTTTGGatgttcatattttttatatccgtttcatatttattaaacaatcctttatattttagaaaattaaaaaatatagttCCGATTAATGATTTTTCATCTTCTACATTATGTATAGTATGATGACAtgatttgtttttattaataagatcattcttttcttttgtaCTGCTAGCatcttttataatattatcttcCTTATTAGTCTCCTTATCAGTGTCATACAAAAAGAGGTTTTCTAAATATGTGTGTTTTGCTTTTTCTATAATTACATCAgaagaatatatttgtaaaaacAAGTTCATGAAGAgagttatatttttttctacatTTTGTGTTGTATGTATATcttgtttttgtttttgtttatgtgaatatgttataatatCCATAACAAATTTATGATTACTACTCaatctatatattattgaCATGTCTTTTTTTCCTGATGAAATTGTATTCCagtattttataaaaaaatttaaaaatatgttggaataatttaaatttaaaaagaatggtaataaataaaaatgaaattctacaattatgttatttaaaaactttataaattcttttaaatacatttggtacaaatttttttcagTACAAGAGATATAAgagaaataataaaaaagaaatatgggattatagaaataaaagttggaaaaaaatatatattttaaatatttatacatactatcttgataattattaatacaaaaggataaaagtatatttaaaatgtgATCTTTAAATAAAGGGGGATATTTTATATCTCCATTATTAAaggtaaatatattataagtattattattattattattattattattattattattatcattattattgttactatgtatattattgtttgttattatgttattttttatggATCCAATTTTTGATACACTTTCTTGTTGATcagttatatttttatttatcaaTATACTATCAAgttttatatcattttctaTGCTTAATATTTGATcccttatttttttaaaatgatCTCTTAATTTATTGTTTTGTAAACATTCTTGTGTGATATTATCTTTtgtaattttatttgttgTGTTGCtcattttgttttcttctttggtttttacatttcttttctttaactcttcataatattttatcattttatattgatcagatttttcatatatttctttatatacACCTACATTATTTGTTCTCCGTGTGtagtaaaaatattttatttcgCTTTTATCTATATGATCATCTCTTCTTATTATGCTTACATCATTATCTTTCATTTTATAGTTCaacttattttttaattcaaaATGGTGattattgttataataaaGGTAATTCTTTAAAGGAGCACACTTCTTATTagtattttttaaagaGCTCTCTCTTGAATAAaccttttttatattatcccCTTGTAagttattttttcttatattatcCCCTTGTAagttattttttcttatattatcCCCTTGTAAGTTATTTTGTCTTATATTATCCCCTTGTAAGTTATTTTGTCTTATATTATCCCCTTGTAAATTATTTCTTCCTATATTATCCGCTTGTGAATTATTAAATGCCCCCTTTTGAAAACCATCACTTTGctcaaaaataatatgatcATCACTTACTTTAGATGCgcattcatttttataatttttatgtacttcattatgatttatatttatattattatttataaaatgtattacatcaaacatatatatatttttaaatgcGCAGGTATGATTTTTGTTATTACatgtaaaaaatttattgctccttatatattcatatgttAAGCTTTTCAAGGGGTATAAATTAACATTATCATGATCATTACATGGTTTTAATGTTGACGTTTGTGTTGACGTTTGTGTTGACGTTTGTGTTGACGTTTGTGTTGGCGTTTGTGTTGACGTTTGTGTTGACGTTTGTGTTGACGTTTGTGTTGACGTTTGCGTTtgtatatgtgtatatttttttgattttgtACTCACTTTATTTTGCTCATCAGATTTATGGATGTTCACACAATTTGATAAAGACTTGTTATCAATAGACATTTGGGAAGctggtttttttttattttgatttatatattttacatttttcttagcatgttcatattttttttgattttctTCATTGATCATATGTTTGTTAATTTtacttataaatatatccaatgtaaatattttaagtttttcaaaatatttatattccgtagacaattttaaaaaaaggaatatattataaggacttgtttttaataaatgtttttgtaataattcaaataaataatgtgtttgatcattatcattaatcttaatattgttatttaaataaatatataaaacttttttaaatgaatGTCTCCTATTATTTAtagtaaaatatttatatttttgttttcttaaattttctatatctttttttataaatgttaatatatcgcattttaagaaattacaataataatataaccTTTTATAATCTCTTgtactttttatatttttattatgaaaaaaagaatataatataagttcattatatttttcattacCTGTTAATTTTTGTATCTCCTCAatcctttttcttttattatatatataccaaTTCAACgtgttctttttttctttattctTCTCCTTCCCATCATttcttaaatatttatataacaacCCTTTTAACTTGATACTAGAAAAGGTAActttacttttttttaaaaaaaaatgttgcataattattcattttttttttttttcttcaaaaACATGActtttgtaaatattatataaatatataaataaataaatatatatatatatatatatatatatatatatatagaataaacaaaattaaaatatataaataaataaatatatattatatatatatatatatatatgtatgtatgtatttataaaaatttatctattaaatatatgatgaCACATTTTTAACTTGTTctcattttattttccttacGTTTTTCTACAGAAGGGTTATaacattataaatatattagaaataataaaaggaaaaaaaaaaaaaaaaaaaaaattacaatctctatattttattttactaaacccaaaatttttatatttattggttatatttcataaaaataataaaaagagaaataagctaatttttatatgcttagttaaataaaaaagtgaataatataaatataaatatataatatatatatatatatatatatatatatatatatatataatatatgtatatggGGCTTAtagtaaatatatgaaattcccccaataaaatatttacatatatatatatatatatatattatattagcaatgttgtttttatatatatatatatatatatatatatataatatatatgtttcattattatattataatcaaagttttataattttattaatttatataagaaaaatatatatatataatatttatatattatattatatagttgtattttcatattaaaaaaaaatatatatataaatcccttttttcctttttttttttttttcttttactaataaaaagaaaaaataattaaaatatataccttttgtaaatttttttctataaattattattataatattgtttttattattttattattttattatgagCATCTCAGAagttaaatatatatatataaacataacAACGTTcataacatttttatatatttcttttatattgtgttgaattttttttcttttattaaaaagaaaatgtaattttttttaattcttgTTTTTATCACGCTTTATTCATATCTACATATAATTcaaagaaaaaaggaaaaaaaaaaaaaaaaaaaaaaaaaaaaaaaaaaaaaaaaaaaaaaaaaaacataatataacataacataacataatataatataatataatataatatatttatatatattgatttattttGCTGGTGTCATATtctccttttttttaaaagaaaaaaagtCCGAGAGATATGAAGGAATTTCTTGTAAaagatatttttaataacaGCCAGATGTATGGTGAGAAGAACAAAGCAGGActacataatatttacaatatattaaaaaatgatgagaataaaaaaaatgagaaaaagataaaagaagtatttaaatatatagataatattttaaaacGAGATTTCGAAAAGGATGTTTTAAGTATACctatatctttattaaaagaaaatgacaagaaaattatttttaataactTAAGAAGATTATTCAAATGCTTCTCCTTATTTATCGGACAGCAAGAATATATGGATTCCTTAGCagattttttattttacttatataaatatatgagAAAGGCAGATGTAAAGAGGACATACAAATTGTTAAGAAAAAGTTTACCTTTTGAGAGTGATGCTGTTGAAGGTGAGCCAAGACGTCcgaaagaaaaaaaaaatgaaaatgtgAAGGATGATGACGATGATAAGGGTGGCGATTACGATTACGATGACGATGACGATGATAAGGGTGGCGATTACGATGACGATGACGATGAcgatgatgatgatgatgatgatgataatgacGATGGTGATAACCAAATTACAAAATCAAATAAAGCTACTAATGCACCAAACAAATACACTGATGTCCCACAAAACCATTTTGCTAGAaacaaatttttatttaattttatattttatagtAATATCCTGATTTATTTGGAAAAGTTGAAAAAGGAAGATAGCAAAAACCTTACTTCAGATGAACATTACTTTTTTatgaatttaaaaaataatatattaaataaaaaatatatattcacaTTAAGCAATTATATCCcttattttgttttaagTTATCCTTCCTTTCCCTTATTTCTTGAGAACttgtttaatatatttttttttgttcgaaataatttaattacattttttataaaaaatatatacaaaaaagtAGGAGAGCTGGTATATTTGAGGAACatagatataaataaaaggtttactttaaaaaaatattataatcttttaatatatgtatatttgttatataaaatgaaaattgtcatatctttatatataaaaccaaataaatatattatattgaatgatatattaaatgataacactattatacaattatatttagatatattaagagattttaaaaatactatatattttatattcaacacaattaaagataaaattaatgtaaataatacaaaagGAAATCATTGTATAGAATTCTgtttcattattttatatttaattaatattgtATATTCTAACCACAATGatgttttaaatatatttttaaataatagtaaatttaataaaaatatcttATTTATGGAAAAGTATAAACATATGTTTTCTcaatataacaaaatatataaaatctTATTTGAAGCTACGAAATCGAAACCATATGATgatgtaaaaatatatgatcacatgaaaaatattttgtatggaaaaaaaaagatgtTTGTAAAAAAGAgtaataaacataaaaaaaataataggAACAACACATCAAAtgtagaaaataatattaataataataataaaaatattgtgaattcctttttttttcctcataaagacaaaaattataattatttaaaatatataagaaatgaAGTATTACAAAAACAGGTACAAGAAAAACAAGAAGGAGGAGAATATTCACTtgtatatgttttattatttttttattatctaaCAACAAgatgtataaaaatatatgacTACACCTGTGATTTGCATGAcatgattttttttaaaaaattttttatatacaaaatattaaaagaagaggaacatataaatgatCAACATATAGATGATCAACATATAGATGATCAACATGTAGATGATCAACATATAGATGATCAACATATAGATGATcaacatataaataattcgAAAAATATAACAGTGGTAAAAAAACATACAGATGTAAATACCTGTACAAATAATGTTATATCAGAAAATTATGcaaaatgtttttataacCCGTACTTTTTTAATCTTGTcaaaaataatttctttttatacATCAATGTAGACAAGAATATTCTG is part of the Plasmodium reichenowi strain SY57 chromosome 12, whole genome shotgun sequence genome and harbors:
- a CDS encoding hypothetical protein (conserved Plasmodium protein, unknown function); this encodes MQHFFLKKSKVTFSSIKLKGLLYKYLRNDGKEKNKEKKNTLNWYIYNKRKRIEEIQKLTGNEKYNELILYSFFHNKNIKSTRDYKRLYYYCNFLKCDILTFIKKDIENLRKQKYKYFTINNRRHSFKKVLYIYLNNNIKINDNDQTHYLFELLQKHLLKTSPYNIFLFLKLSTEYKYFEKLKIFTLDIFISKINKHMINEENQKKYEHAKKNVKYINQNKKKPASQMSIDNKSLSNCVNIHKSDEQNKVSTKSKKYTHIQTQTSTQTSTQTSTQTSTQTPTQTSTQTSTQTSTQTSTLKPCNDHDNVNLYPLKSLTYEYIRSNKFFTCNNKNHTCAFKNIYMFDVIHFINNNININHNEVHKNYKNECASKVSDDHIIFEQSDGFQKGAFNNSQADNIGRNNLQGDNIRQNNLQGDNIRQNNLQGDNIRKNNLQGDNIRKNNLQGDNIKKVYSRESSLKNTNKKCAPLKNYLYYNNNHHFELKNKLNYKMKDNDVSIIRRDDHIDKSEIKYFYYTRRTNNVGVYKEIYEKSDQYKMIKYYEELKKRNVKTKEENKMSNTTNKITKDNITQECLQNNKLRDHFKKIRDQILSIENDIKLDSILINKNITDQQESVSKIGSIKNNIITNNNIHSNNNNDNNNNNNNNNNNNTYNIFTFNNGDIKYPPLFKDHILNILLSFCINNYQDSMYKYLKYIFFSNFYFYNPIFLFYYFSYISCTEKNLYQMYLKEFIKFLNNIIVEFHFYLLPFFLNLNYSNIFLNFFIKYWNTISSGKKDMSIIYRLSSNHKFVMDIITYSHKQKQKQDIHTTQNVEKNITLFMNLFLQIYSSDVIIEKAKHTYLENLFLYDTDKETNKEDNIIKDASSTKEKNDLINKNKSCHHTIHNVEDEKSLIGTIFFNFLKYKGLFNKYETDIKNMNIQKEQVFNNEIINSNNFIKKKKKKIHMIEGYNTSQSYEYPHDNISLNSEQNKNSLNVLKKNFIDNTNTSTCRYDNLNKMKITRRMEKKEQEKKLIKNMIKNVIKNVIKNMSSCYNEKIYEFNMLASYINTCIKQKGIKFIKHMCDNTYNNVHNNIDKIEKKKQQGDFIILSDEDLKYNNICIKKKDILQNFILFCKMNMFECSSYMNKIIYFYLNEYNDKELLNILISHFKLNNNNNNNNNMNNIGSVINSNNVNINNVSINNSKNNVCVNNLSMDMPNINTQFKNKKKEEYYCSYDLLLVNKILNIFIYKKKFISLNNSIIISNLLAKQQLYNNNFFRFLGKNNFIYDIKNCNIHSLVSLIYSFGKLKMKNIHLDLYKGMIKEIIYNIEKINEYGLSCLLYGLYNLIDKKKERNLTIINYDYAKYKNVKHYHNKNYNTYYIPSNHLQKVTTTKGHCKKDVLLHREGINMKQNENMVGSVSNDDTINKHDNICNDDTINKHDIICNDDTINKHDNICNDDTINKHDNICNDDTINKYDNKKDLVSRSPYVNDQKNTNNHAKESNEIRILEDILIKEIIKRLIFFKNMNINSFCISISCLSKINIFPKELYEEIKDVTYKYINSVNVTSLQHLSLALAKYYITNKKENINHNIIYDIYDYLFIYKMRDISFKCACKFLYTLGLLNIRNENYILILLMVIANERGILNNVHVQEGNLNFNRHNNNMYYENVKKLYYQPEKYNTYNNNNNNNNDNIGLNNTKFMNILNNKLFDPYHNSKLNSSLYKSLDILKKKEYFKSYYNSYLFFNIPKYKLNINNILLNFSNVDNSYLINVLDALYNLSYYSYFSIHICIIIKNILIKHIHDMKVSSIMSLLYSYVNLHFYDYSLYYIEKEIFLLEDINNNGNMKSDCPHNNNNNNNDNDINNINSNNNINSNDIINSNNNINYYCRLGDHSICNDKNKYIFHFNMYKNNTTINNYPTNSSYSSNNVKYNNLQSEFKKVYNCLLNNFVNLNDQEKRLYVEKLKSLISEMKNNNKFYYVKDIYNNMNQGISTEYILSMIHDYDQSKKTINNYKQNFAIPNNVHKKLNYSDDDQIIKYKNKTHINESLNNITMLQNYKVKDKHMNTTEQINKINLLHSESIHLNYQTTYKFQEIKNVVDQFGCFIKNEKSKKHQSDNTNRHLTDEANVNIDQHVEHMERHIYEYNDLHKHKNEDNDLYLYDHKEEGVSSSFFQKEKRSYLDKVLIEEIKKKEYYDEFFMLKHREYYKEDILNLCLETLLKNTNYILNNYKQYKNTNIFFLILFYNIFLPYTNNDILIYLNTIQRNFAFYNNNNNNNNNNSNNNKIRDYSFEDILKNIELLNFNDHIIHNLIRSKNLSHILIPRVNILQHDNNFLNKAIHLKSTFIEDKMSVDKNKKNYNNYDEHNTCAKYNSTYDTSGISYTKNEQNSYNNFDEFLNNYNTHLDMKKINLEKIVPLNLLYKFFQLFNFNINNVQLIYLLNEVYKEKDLNGDVDVQRILTQGETNENVNNVKNMNNVKNMNNVNNVNNVNNVNNVNNANNVNSVNNVNNMNNVNNMNSANNENNMNNGNSVNNNMYNLNNTYRFKNISCPLIQIKNKTLIIQKKDKKIYFKNFNMIDHYFKPARGLLINILDHHTYNSLFIYVDVYIVAYKVDILIERFNR